Genomic window (Caldinitratiruptor microaerophilus):
CCGTACCCGCCAGCGCCCTCACCCCCCTGCCCCGCCCAAGGAAAAGGGTGTGGCCCCGCCACACCCGCCGATCGCCCTCGTACGCCGGGCACCCGCGGCGCCCCGGCCGTCAGTCGTCGTCGCGCATCATGCCGCGGATGAACAGGAGACGCAGCAGCTGGGAGACCGCCATGGCCGCCGACGCCACGTAGGTCATCGCCGCCGCCCACAGCACCGCCCGGGCGCCCCGCAGCTCCTCCCCCTGCAGGTAGCCGTGGCCCTCGAGGATGGCCAGGGCCCGCCCGGAGGCGTTGAACTCGACCGGCAGAGTGATGAGGTAGAACCCGACCGCCAGGCCGAACAGCAAGATGCCGAGGTCCATCAGCATGCCGCCGAGGGCGCTGCGCGGGAAGAACAGCCCGAGCATGAACAGCACCGGACCGCCCATGCTGCCGAGGTTCGCCAGCGGCACGAAGAAGTTCCGGGCCGTCAGCGGGATGTAGCCCATGTCGTGCTGGATGGCGTGCCCGGCCTCGTGCGCCGCGACCCCGATCGCGGACACCGAGTTGCTGTAGTAGACGCTCTCCGAAAGGCGAAGCGTGCGGGTGCGCGGGTCGTAGTGGTCCGTGAGGTGGCCCGGCGTCGGCTCCACCACCACATCGGTGAGGCCGGCGTCGGCCAGGATGGCCTCGGCGACCTGCGCGCCCGTCAGGCCCCGCAGGGTGCGCCGCCGCCCCCATTCGGCGAACGTCGACTGCACGCGGGCCTGCGCCCACAGGACGAGCGCCAGCGCGGGCAGCACCAAGATGTAGGTCCAGTCGAAGAAGAATCCCGGCATGAACATACGGCTTGCGTCCCTCCTCGTACGAGCCAGGGCCGCAGACGGGTTCAGCGTCCTTTCGTCGCGATCCTATTCTAACAACCCGGCCGGCCCGCAGCAATCGCGGCCACGCCCCGGGGCCCCTCACGGGACCGCATCGGAGCTTGCCCGAC
Coding sequences:
- a CDS encoding zinc metallopeptidase; this translates as MFMPGFFFDWTYILVLPALALVLWAQARVQSTFAEWGRRRTLRGLTGAQVAEAILADAGLTDVVVEPTPGHLTDHYDPRTRTLRLSESVYYSNSVSAIGVAAHEAGHAIQHDMGYIPLTARNFFVPLANLGSMGGPVLFMLGLFFPRSALGGMLMDLGILLFGLAVGFYLITLPVEFNASGRALAILEGHGYLQGEELRGARAVLWAAAMTYVASAAMAVSQLLRLLFIRGMMRDDD